The Microbacterium paraoxydans genome includes a window with the following:
- a CDS encoding DUF7882 family protein, giving the protein MGKFIYEGGPKIEIEDRALTHIQLVMTTKLRRGEPMPFSWKEDASVGGGRTTVWVHAHSNIVFKFFGSRPPAINRRWVDALAFTANTPNGLYLVPEPTETSTASRQLADLAV; this is encoded by the coding sequence ATGGGCAAGTTCATCTATGAGGGCGGTCCGAAGATCGAGATCGAGGACCGCGCTCTCACACATATCCAGCTCGTCATGACGACGAAGCTCCGGCGCGGCGAACCGATGCCGTTCTCGTGGAAGGAAGACGCCTCCGTCGGAGGCGGCCGGACGACGGTCTGGGTGCACGCGCACTCGAACATCGTGTTCAAGTTCTTCGGCAGCAGGCCTCCGGCCATCAACCGGCGGTGGGTGGACGCGCTGGCGTTCACCGCGAACACGCCGAACGGCCTGTATCTGGTGCCGGAGCCGACCGAGACGAGCACCGCCTCCCGGCAGCTCGCGGATCTCGCCGTCTGA
- a CDS encoding metal ABC transporter ATP-binding protein, with translation MTRTLRAADGALRLDGVSVRLGDHEALRGVTLEVEAGEFVVVTGPNGAGKSTLLEVAAGVRSPTRGRRSATGPIAFVPQRAAVPPGLPLTARDVVTVGTWRRLGAFRRRDRRARAAVAAAMERTAVSALQRLPFATLSGGQQQRVLLAHGLAGEASVLLVDEPTTALDAASVRRIRAVLREEADRGAVVLCVTHDATLIADADREVALRDGMRLSASR, from the coding sequence ATGACGAGAACCCTCCGTGCTGCCGACGGCGCCCTGCGTCTCGACGGCGTCTCCGTCCGGCTCGGCGACCACGAGGCCCTGCGCGGCGTCACCTTGGAGGTGGAGGCGGGTGAGTTCGTCGTCGTCACCGGTCCGAACGGCGCGGGGAAGTCGACGCTCCTGGAGGTGGCCGCCGGGGTGCGCTCACCGACCAGGGGGCGGCGGAGTGCGACCGGGCCGATCGCCTTCGTGCCGCAGCGCGCCGCGGTGCCCCCGGGCCTTCCGCTCACCGCGCGAGACGTCGTGACGGTCGGGACGTGGCGTCGGCTCGGGGCCTTCCGCCGGCGGGATCGGCGGGCGCGTGCGGCGGTGGCGGCGGCGATGGAGCGCACCGCTGTGTCGGCTCTGCAGCGCCTGCCGTTCGCGACGCTGTCCGGCGGCCAGCAGCAGCGTGTGCTCCTGGCTCACGGGCTCGCGGGGGAAGCAAGCGTCCTGCTCGTGGATGAGCCGACGACGGCCCTGGACGCCGCATCAGTCCGTCGCATCCGGGCAGTGCTGCGGGAGGAGGCGGATCGCGGGGCGGTCGTCCTCTGCGTCACACACGATGCGACCCTGATCGCCGATGCCGACCGCGAGGTCGCGCTCCGCGACGGCATGAGGCTCTCTGCGTCGCGCTGA
- the aztC gene encoding zinc ABC transporter substrate-binding protein AztC encodes MRLLRPLAAVLAALTAAALTACAPPADTRPVVVVSTNILGDVVGELIGAQARVVTLMKPNADPHSFEISAQEAATLRDADLLVSNGLGLEEGLQQHLDAAVAAEVPSFVAGDAIEVLDYRDGDAAGMPDSHFWTDPARMIDVVDALQPALAALDGVDADTLAADVAGYREELTALDDEMTSAFARIPDDRRALVTNHHVFGYLADRFDFEVVGAVIPGGTTLAAPSASDLADLVGAVEETGVPAVFAESSSPDRLVQALADEADVHIEVIELFTESLTAEDGGAPDYLTMMRVNTERIASGLTR; translated from the coding sequence ATGCGCCTCCTTCGCCCCCTCGCCGCCGTTCTCGCCGCGCTCACCGCCGCCGCTCTGACCGCCTGCGCCCCTCCCGCCGATACGCGGCCGGTGGTCGTCGTCTCGACGAACATCCTGGGCGATGTGGTCGGCGAGCTCATCGGCGCTCAGGCTCGCGTCGTCACCCTCATGAAGCCGAACGCCGACCCGCACTCGTTCGAGATCTCGGCGCAGGAGGCCGCCACGCTGCGGGACGCCGACCTGCTCGTCTCCAACGGGCTCGGGCTCGAGGAGGGCCTGCAGCAGCATCTCGACGCGGCCGTCGCGGCCGAGGTGCCGTCCTTCGTCGCGGGCGACGCGATCGAGGTCCTGGACTACCGCGACGGCGACGCCGCGGGTATGCCGGACTCCCACTTCTGGACCGATCCGGCGCGGATGATCGACGTCGTCGACGCCCTGCAGCCCGCCCTGGCCGCGCTCGACGGGGTCGACGCCGACACCCTCGCGGCGGACGTCGCCGGCTACCGCGAGGAGCTGACGGCGCTCGACGACGAGATGACGAGCGCGTTCGCCCGGATCCCCGACGACCGTCGGGCGCTCGTGACCAACCACCACGTCTTCGGCTACCTCGCCGACCGCTTCGACTTCGAGGTCGTCGGTGCCGTCATCCCGGGCGGCACCACGCTCGCGGCCCCCTCGGCCTCCGACCTCGCCGATCTCGTGGGTGCCGTGGAGGAGACGGGCGTGCCCGCCGTCTTCGCGGAGTCCTCCTCCCCCGACCGCCTCGTCCAGGCGCTCGCCGACGAGGCCGACGTCCACATCGAAGTGATCGAGCTCTTCACCGAGTCGCTCACCGCCGAAGACGGCGGCGCACCGGACTACCTGACCATGATGCGCGTCAACACCGAGCGCATCGCCTCCGGTCTCACCCGCTGA
- a CDS encoding zinc-ribbon domain-containing protein, which produces MPEPVQQWWARRQFSRGLDVPYAVGTYRAAWAAYPELIRQYHPEHNHGIALSQIPLAADVLLCWECAVGHLFAATPTEQRERPGRVRRRSSWCPECAALARPQPVVLGEARTLPARPKKPAPPLCTKTPALPTGTAFLSVCAPRPASAAEGRLRQALTERLLFPDDVNAIKVARPFFRHTEVWPDILLPDLRIAIEYDTVGRHGLEHVGKREEADRRKDRAVRGAGWEVVRVRMGKLEPLGPFDLPLASLGASGITRLVDRLRDIRGALLVDAYLR; this is translated from the coding sequence GTGCCCGAGCCCGTGCAGCAGTGGTGGGCGAGACGCCAGTTCTCGCGGGGACTCGACGTGCCCTACGCGGTCGGCACCTACCGGGCGGCGTGGGCGGCCTACCCGGAACTCATCCGCCAGTACCACCCGGAGCACAATCACGGCATCGCGCTCTCGCAGATCCCGTTGGCGGCCGATGTGCTGCTCTGCTGGGAGTGCGCCGTCGGCCACCTGTTCGCGGCGACCCCGACCGAGCAGCGCGAACGCCCGGGACGGGTGCGACGGCGCTCGTCCTGGTGTCCGGAGTGCGCGGCGCTGGCACGGCCGCAGCCGGTGGTCCTCGGAGAGGCGCGGACGCTCCCCGCCCGTCCGAAGAAGCCGGCGCCGCCGCTGTGCACGAAGACCCCCGCGCTGCCGACGGGGACCGCGTTCCTGAGTGTGTGCGCTCCGAGACCCGCTTCAGCCGCCGAGGGGAGGCTCCGGCAGGCGCTCACGGAACGGCTGCTGTTCCCCGACGACGTCAACGCCATCAAGGTCGCGCGGCCGTTCTTCCGGCATACGGAGGTGTGGCCCGACATCCTGCTCCCGGACCTGCGGATCGCGATCGAGTACGACACGGTCGGCCGCCACGGGCTCGAGCACGTCGGGAAGAGGGAGGAGGCCGATCGCCGGAAGGATCGCGCGGTGCGGGGCGCCGGCTGGGAGGTGGTGCGCGTGCGGATGGGGAAGCTCGAACCGCTCGGACCGTTCGACCTCCCGCTCGCCTCCCTCGGCGCGAGCGGCATCACCCGGCTGGTCGACCGGCTCCGCGACATCCGTGGCGCCCTCCTCGTCGACGCCTACCTGCGCTGA
- a CDS encoding DUF1269 domain-containing protein produces the protein MAELIVISYDTESDAEGAYNRVQALQDDLVVELAGLALVKVDGEGKTKVEYPGAGSRIGLGVASGALFGALIGILFFIPVAGLVFGGLLGALFSGLDKTGIDAEFRDRVKATVTAGKSAVVIYALKLTEDKFAEALAPYNGTVVQTSLSKEDEAELVKDLGGH, from the coding sequence ATGGCTGAACTGATCGTCATCTCCTATGACACCGAGAGCGACGCGGAGGGTGCTTACAACCGCGTCCAGGCCCTGCAGGACGACCTCGTCGTCGAGCTCGCCGGCCTCGCGCTCGTGAAGGTGGACGGCGAGGGCAAGACGAAGGTGGAGTACCCGGGCGCCGGGAGCAGGATCGGCCTCGGCGTCGCCTCCGGCGCTCTGTTCGGTGCGCTGATCGGCATCCTGTTCTTCATCCCGGTCGCCGGCCTGGTGTTCGGCGGCCTCCTCGGGGCCCTGTTCTCCGGCCTCGACAAGACCGGCATCGACGCCGAGTTCCGCGACCGCGTGAAGGCCACCGTGACGGCCGGCAAGTCCGCCGTCGTCATCTACGCGCTCAAGCTCACGGAGGACAAGTTCGCCGAGGCACTGGCCCCGTACAACGGCACCGTCGTGCAGACCTCGCTGTCGAAGGAGGACGAGGCCGAGCTGGTCAAGGACCTCGGCGGCCACTGA
- a CDS encoding threonine/serine ThrE exporter family protein → MPARSPQRLLLSVRRLLHTDPSAVAHTEAMPVIDEHTVPRVLDLATRIGESMFAVGASAHEVTLAITRVCEAYGLKGVQVDVTYNSITVSFHLSGEVWPETLVRVVRVAAPDHAKLQRVQALVADIDGGLDLESARTAFRVIRRVPFRYQQSVVIVARALLAVGVSIMLGASPLIVGLTFVAALGAALTQAGLARLRVPLFFSQIAGGLVTTVVAVAVSALGSAGIEPFVGIRPSIIVASGIVLMLAGLTVVGAAQDAIDGFALTAGGRILDLTMQTLGVVIGILVGLELGGVLGFTMELPDDPAPFGPLLNQFVGAIIIAVAVAVFNGAGIRIILVSALLSAVTLAGYAGTVALQLHPAAASAVGALLASFIGMLIAHNLHVPSVAVTTAAIVPLVPGVAVFQGLLEVVHAAGTSSGMLTVGGSLIDAAVIGIALASGASLGLYLGTPVRATLAGVAKTRARVRR, encoded by the coding sequence ATGCCCGCGCGTTCCCCCCAGCGACTGCTCCTGTCCGTCCGCCGGCTGCTGCACACGGATCCGTCCGCCGTCGCCCACACCGAGGCGATGCCCGTGATCGACGAGCACACGGTGCCGCGGGTCCTCGATCTGGCGACGCGCATCGGGGAGTCGATGTTCGCGGTCGGCGCCTCCGCGCACGAGGTCACGCTCGCGATCACGCGCGTCTGCGAGGCGTACGGCCTCAAGGGCGTCCAGGTCGATGTGACCTACAACTCGATCACGGTGTCCTTCCACCTCAGCGGGGAGGTGTGGCCCGAGACGCTCGTCCGCGTGGTCCGCGTGGCCGCCCCCGACCACGCCAAGCTGCAGCGCGTGCAGGCGCTCGTGGCCGACATCGACGGCGGCCTGGATCTGGAATCCGCACGCACCGCGTTCCGGGTCATCCGTCGCGTGCCCTTCCGCTACCAGCAGTCCGTGGTGATCGTCGCACGGGCGCTCCTCGCGGTCGGCGTGAGCATCATGCTCGGCGCCTCTCCGCTCATCGTGGGCCTCACCTTCGTCGCCGCGCTGGGGGCGGCGCTCACCCAGGCGGGCCTGGCCCGATTGCGGGTACCGCTGTTCTTCAGCCAGATCGCCGGAGGCCTCGTCACCACGGTCGTCGCGGTCGCCGTCTCGGCGCTCGGCAGCGCGGGGATCGAACCGTTCGTCGGCATCCGCCCCTCGATCATCGTCGCCTCGGGTATCGTGCTCATGCTCGCCGGGCTCACGGTGGTGGGCGCCGCGCAGGACGCCATCGACGGCTTCGCGCTCACGGCCGGCGGCCGCATCCTCGACCTGACGATGCAGACGCTCGGGGTGGTCATCGGCATCCTCGTCGGCCTGGAGCTCGGCGGCGTGCTCGGCTTCACGATGGAGCTGCCGGACGACCCCGCGCCCTTCGGCCCGCTGCTCAACCAGTTCGTCGGGGCCATCATCATCGCGGTCGCCGTGGCCGTGTTCAACGGCGCGGGCATCCGCATCATCCTCGTCAGCGCCCTGCTCAGCGCCGTCACCCTCGCCGGGTACGCGGGCACCGTCGCGCTCCAGCTCCACCCGGCCGCGGCGAGCGCGGTCGGAGCACTGCTGGCGAGCTTCATCGGCATGCTCATCGCGCACAACCTGCACGTGCCCTCGGTCGCGGTGACGACCGCCGCGATCGTCCCGCTCGTGCCCGGTGTCGCGGTGTTCCAGGGCCTCCTCGAGGTCGTGCACGCAGCGGGCACCTCCTCCGGGATGCTCACCGTCGGCGGATCGCTGATCGACGCCGCCGTGATCGGGATCGCGCTCGCCTCCGGCGCCTCCCTGGGCCTCTACCTCGGAACGCCGGTGCGAGCGACCCTCGCCGGCGTCGCGAAGACCAGGGCGCGCGTGCGCCGCTGA
- a CDS encoding metal ABC transporter permease: MTLAVVASYQAVGSLLVVGLLLAPAVAAGQWTSRLPTRMALACAFGVAAVLAGLLASWYAATAAGASVAAAAIALAGLSWAARVAVRTRRPIAPPVPVAAS; the protein is encoded by the coding sequence GTGACCCTCGCGGTGGTGGCGTCGTACCAGGCGGTCGGCTCGCTGCTCGTCGTCGGTCTACTCCTCGCCCCCGCGGTCGCCGCCGGACAGTGGACGTCGCGCCTGCCCACGCGGATGGCGCTCGCGTGCGCCTTCGGCGTGGCTGCCGTCCTCGCCGGTCTCCTCGCGTCCTGGTATGCGGCCACCGCCGCGGGAGCGTCCGTCGCCGCCGCCGCGATCGCCCTCGCCGGTCTGTCCTGGGCGGCGCGGGTCGCCGTGCGAACCCGACGGCCGATCGCCCCTCCCGTCCCTGTCGCCGCCTCCTGA
- a CDS encoding GNAT family N-acetyltransferase: MDTLSLRPWSADDLPLLHAANAPEMTVHLNGPESAAEVQARHERYLRLVAGDEALMFAIVDDEGQPLGSIGAWRITWHDEPAWETGWFVLPAAQGRRVAARALALLVDVLRDRAGEGRSLLAFPAVDNPASNAVCQRGGFTRQGTLTEQFRGAELTVNEWVLDLAADSSAA, from the coding sequence GTGGACACGCTGAGCCTCCGGCCCTGGTCGGCCGACGATCTCCCTCTCCTGCACGCGGCGAACGCCCCGGAGATGACCGTGCACCTCAACGGGCCGGAGAGTGCGGCGGAGGTGCAGGCGCGTCACGAGCGGTACCTGCGTCTCGTCGCGGGGGACGAGGCCCTGATGTTCGCGATCGTCGACGACGAGGGGCAGCCTCTCGGCTCGATCGGCGCGTGGCGGATCACGTGGCACGACGAGCCGGCGTGGGAGACCGGCTGGTTCGTGCTGCCCGCTGCACAGGGCCGGCGAGTGGCCGCCCGGGCTCTGGCTCTGCTCGTCGACGTCCTCCGCGATCGCGCAGGGGAGGGGCGTTCGCTGCTCGCGTTCCCCGCGGTCGACAACCCGGCGTCGAACGCGGTGTGTCAGCGGGGCGGATTCACCCGTCAGGGAACCCTCACGGAGCAGTTCCGCGGAGCCGAGCTCACGGTCAACGAATGGGTGCTCGACCTCGCCGCCGACTCCTCGGCGGCATGA
- the soxR gene encoding redox-sensitive transcriptional activator SoxR, with protein MEPDDLLPIGEVTRRTGVAPSALHFYEQLGLIASTRTPGNQRRYRRHMLRRISIIVVAKRIGIPLSEVQELFQTLPVDAPPSHGDWRRVAKRWRAELEERRTQLEHLQRELAGCIGCGCLSLKACRLLNPEDALGESGPGPRRI; from the coding sequence ATGGAACCGGACGATCTCCTCCCGATCGGGGAGGTCACCCGACGCACGGGCGTCGCGCCCTCCGCGCTGCACTTCTACGAGCAGCTCGGCCTCATCGCGTCGACGCGCACGCCCGGCAATCAGCGACGCTATCGCCGCCACATGCTGCGACGGATCTCGATCATCGTGGTGGCCAAGCGCATCGGCATCCCGCTCAGCGAGGTCCAGGAGCTCTTCCAGACCCTGCCCGTCGACGCCCCGCCCTCGCACGGCGATTGGCGCCGCGTGGCCAAGCGCTGGCGCGCCGAGCTCGAGGAGCGGCGGACCCAGCTCGAGCATCTGCAGCGCGAGCTCGCGGGCTGCATCGGCTGCGGCTGCCTGTCCCTCAAGGCCTGCCGCCTGCTCAATCCGGAGGACGCTCTCGGCGAGAGCGGCCCCGGCCCCCGCCGCATCTGA
- a CDS encoding metal ABC transporter permease: MTPSLAALLTPFTLEFFQRGLIGGALVAVLCGVVGTWVVVRGMAFLGEALAHGMLPGVALATVLGAPVLVGGAVSAVAMSIGIGALQRRARLSYDTSIGLLFVAMLALGVIVISHSGSFATDATAILFGDILAITRADLLLLAAAAVVGVTVAALCHRPFVALALDARIATVLGLRPRGPRRLWSDW, translated from the coding sequence GTGACCCCCTCGCTCGCCGCCCTGCTCACCCCGTTCACGCTCGAGTTCTTCCAGCGCGGACTCATCGGCGGCGCTCTCGTCGCGGTCCTCTGCGGGGTCGTCGGCACCTGGGTCGTCGTCCGCGGGATGGCCTTCCTCGGTGAGGCCCTGGCGCACGGAATGCTGCCCGGCGTCGCGCTGGCCACGGTGCTCGGGGCACCCGTGCTCGTCGGCGGGGCGGTCAGCGCCGTCGCGATGAGCATCGGAATCGGCGCCCTGCAACGACGCGCCCGGCTCTCCTACGACACGAGCATCGGACTGCTCTTCGTCGCGATGCTGGCCCTGGGGGTGATCGTCATCTCCCACTCCGGGAGCTTCGCCACGGATGCCACGGCGATCCTCTTCGGCGACATCCTCGCGATCACCCGCGCCGACCTCCTCCTGCTCGCCGCGGCCGCGGTCGTGGGAGTGACGGTCGCCGCCCTCTGCCATCGGCCGTTCGTCGCGCTCGCCCTCGACGCCCGTATCGCGACGGTGCTCGGGCTCCGCCCACGGGGGCCCAGGCGGCTCTGGTCGGACTGGTGA
- a CDS encoding VOC family protein, translating into MLRAEGGPDLMLWEAPGHAPMKLTVSGEERPLFFLRTTEIHALTERFAAEGVEVVSFDDGGFALFLKFFDPDGTLLGLIQHAA; encoded by the coding sequence ATGCTCCGCGCCGAAGGCGGTCCGGATCTCATGCTCTGGGAGGCGCCGGGGCACGCGCCGATGAAGCTCACGGTGTCGGGGGAGGAGCGGCCGCTCTTCTTCCTGCGCACGACCGAGATCCACGCGCTCACCGAGCGGTTCGCGGCAGAGGGCGTCGAGGTGGTGAGCTTCGACGACGGCGGCTTCGCCCTCTTCCTGAAGTTCTTCGACCCGGACGGCACCCTGCTCGGACTCATCCAACACGCCGCCTGA
- a CDS encoding serine/threonine-protein kinase, translating to MTDDSLPTEALLDGRYHLRECVGQGGMARVYRAEDSLLGRTVAIKMLRAETEQGAASERARGEMTVLASLNHPALVTLYDAQLHPGRAEYLVMEFVDGPTLAERIAQGPLPSDEVAALAADLAEALHVVHGAGIVHRDIKPSNVLLTGRSLTGSRSGAKLADFGISVLVDAARLTSPGTVIGTAAYLAPEQLNGAAPAPAADIYALGLVLREALTGERAFAEAEGIGATLARLIDPPTIPESVGPVWSALLQRMTATDPEDRPSAAGVFAAVSALAHDPSIPPRPPVPAPIAAAALAEREPAGPSAPTRTLVLPAPPSPEVGMLRSRTPRVQRARRRRGLLTGAVAVAVALTVAGTLWAAGALNPNPVVTPVDTEPTPRSSPTPAVVVPVTVPEEADTPATPVEAPAPEPAPDVPDDKKAEKAQEAAQKAAQKAADEQRKAEEDAQEKAEKAQERAEKEAEKAQEKAEKAKGEDTDLED from the coding sequence ATGACGGATGACTCGCTTCCCACGGAGGCGCTGCTCGATGGTCGCTACCACCTCCGGGAGTGCGTCGGGCAGGGCGGGATGGCGCGCGTGTACCGCGCGGAGGACTCGCTCCTCGGGCGCACGGTCGCCATCAAGATGCTCCGCGCGGAGACCGAGCAGGGCGCCGCCTCCGAGCGCGCCCGCGGCGAGATGACCGTGCTCGCCTCCCTGAATCATCCGGCTCTGGTCACGCTGTATGACGCACAGCTGCATCCGGGGCGGGCCGAGTACCTGGTCATGGAGTTCGTCGACGGGCCGACACTCGCCGAGCGGATCGCCCAGGGGCCGCTGCCCTCGGACGAGGTGGCGGCGCTCGCGGCCGATCTGGCGGAGGCCCTCCATGTCGTGCACGGCGCAGGGATCGTCCACCGCGACATCAAACCCTCCAATGTCCTGCTCACCGGGCGCTCTCTCACCGGGAGCCGGTCGGGTGCCAAGCTCGCCGACTTCGGGATCTCGGTGCTCGTGGACGCGGCCCGGCTGACGTCTCCCGGAACCGTGATCGGTACCGCGGCATACCTGGCGCCGGAGCAGTTGAACGGCGCGGCGCCGGCGCCTGCCGCCGACATCTATGCGCTGGGCCTGGTCCTGCGCGAAGCGCTCACGGGAGAGCGCGCCTTCGCGGAGGCGGAGGGGATCGGTGCCACCCTGGCCCGCTTGATCGATCCCCCCACGATCCCGGAATCCGTGGGTCCGGTGTGGTCCGCGCTGCTGCAGCGGATGACCGCGACGGATCCGGAGGACCGGCCGAGCGCCGCCGGCGTCTTCGCAGCGGTGTCCGCCCTTGCGCACGACCCCTCGATTCCGCCGCGGCCCCCGGTTCCTGCTCCGATCGCCGCCGCAGCGCTCGCGGAGCGGGAGCCGGCCGGTCCGTCTGCTCCGACACGAACCCTCGTGCTGCCCGCTCCTCCGTCTCCCGAGGTCGGGATGCTCCGCTCCCGGACTCCTCGCGTGCAGCGGGCGCGGCGACGCCGCGGACTCCTGACCGGAGCCGTGGCGGTCGCGGTCGCCCTCACCGTCGCCGGAACGCTCTGGGCGGCCGGAGCGCTCAACCCGAACCCTGTGGTGACCCCTGTCGACACCGAACCGACCCCGCGCTCGTCGCCCACGCCGGCGGTCGTCGTGCCCGTCACCGTGCCGGAAGAGGCGGACACGCCGGCGACCCCGGTCGAGGCCCCGGCTCCGGAACCGGCGCCCGACGTGCCGGACGACAAGAAGGCGGAGAAGGCTCAGGAGGCCGCGCAGAAGGCAGCTCAGAAGGCCGCCGACGAGCAGCGGAAGGCCGAGGAGGACGCGCAGGAGAAGGCCGAGAAGGCTCAGGAGCGCGCCGAGAAGGAAGCGGAGAAGGCCCAGGAGAAGGCCGAGAAGGCGAAAGGGGAGGACACCGACCTCGAGGATTGA
- the aztD gene encoding zinc metallochaperone AztD has protein sequence MKTLPLRRALVGAVALGAAVTLASCSTTAGAGSAASDAPEPDAGPRVAISYEGGILVLDGETLDTVADFDSEPFTRLNPAGDGRHVMVTMSEGFQVLDTGAGSADEAVLTDTVFAADTPGHVVRHGGKTILYADGTSDTTIFDTADLGDGGLPAVETVDGVEAHHGVSVLLEDGTFLTTVGDADGRSGIVVRDADGTEIASSDQCPGVHGEGTAADEVVVFGCEDGALVYKDGEITKLAAPDQPYGRMGNAYVSETSPIIVGDYKNDPDAEGYLLGAVTLIDTAAMTSEVVSLPEGAEYTFRDVARGPGDLAYILGADGAIHVLDPETGEITDSYPVIEAWEGPAEWQDPHPAIVVAGDIAYVTEPAADSVHAVDLTTGEVLASAELEVTPNEIAPAAG, from the coding sequence ATGAAGACACTCCCCCTGCGCCGGGCGCTGGTCGGGGCCGTCGCCCTCGGCGCCGCCGTGACGCTCGCCTCCTGCTCGACCACGGCTGGAGCCGGCTCCGCCGCGAGCGACGCCCCGGAACCGGACGCCGGCCCCCGGGTTGCCATCTCGTATGAGGGCGGCATCCTCGTCCTCGACGGCGAGACCCTCGACACCGTCGCCGACTTCGACTCCGAGCCGTTCACGCGGCTGAACCCGGCCGGCGACGGTCGCCATGTCATGGTGACGATGAGCGAGGGCTTCCAGGTGCTCGATACCGGGGCCGGGTCAGCCGACGAGGCGGTCCTGACCGACACGGTGTTCGCGGCCGACACCCCCGGCCACGTCGTCCGGCATGGTGGCAAGACCATCCTCTACGCCGACGGCACGAGCGACACCACGATCTTCGACACCGCCGACCTCGGCGACGGCGGTCTCCCGGCGGTGGAGACCGTCGACGGCGTCGAGGCGCACCACGGCGTCTCGGTGCTGTTGGAGGACGGCACGTTCCTCACCACGGTGGGCGATGCGGACGGTCGCAGCGGCATCGTCGTGCGCGATGCGGACGGTACGGAGATCGCCTCGTCCGACCAGTGCCCCGGCGTCCACGGCGAAGGGACCGCGGCCGACGAGGTGGTCGTCTTCGGGTGCGAGGACGGCGCGCTCGTGTACAAGGACGGCGAGATCACCAAGCTCGCCGCACCCGACCAGCCCTACGGCCGGATGGGCAACGCGTACGTGAGCGAGACGAGCCCGATCATCGTCGGGGACTACAAGAACGACCCCGACGCCGAGGGCTACCTGCTCGGCGCCGTCACGCTCATCGACACCGCGGCGATGACGTCCGAGGTCGTGTCCCTGCCCGAGGGGGCCGAGTACACCTTCCGGGACGTCGCGCGCGGCCCGGGCGACCTGGCCTACATCCTCGGCGCCGACGGCGCCATCCACGTGCTCGACCCGGAGACCGGCGAGATCACCGACTCCTACCCGGTCATCGAGGCGTGGGAAGGGCCCGCCGAGTGGCAGGACCCGCACCCCGCCATCGTCGTCGCGGGCGACATCGCGTACGTGACCGAGCCGGCCGCGGACAGCGTGCACGCGGTCGACCTCACCACCGGCGAGGTGCTCGCGAGCGCCGAACTGGAGGTCACGCCGAATGAGATCGCACCGGCCGCCGGCTGA